The segment gcactttttttttggggggggggtctataGATTATTTattaggggtggagagagagcagTCTTTCCACTTTGAATGTGCCTCCCGCCCCCAGAGCCTTAGAAGACTCAAGTAAGGCGACTGTAGGCGGTGAGTCCCCCATGGAACCACACTGGCTCCAGCTGACATTTTtgcccctggcctctgcccctcaGCCCAGAGGCTGCCCGGGAGCCTGTGAGAGCTTGCTTGCTGGAAGTCACAGTAGGAACCTTTGTCCCCAGGCTGAGCAGAAGGCTGGCCCCCGGGCCGGGGGTTCCTCCCAGGTCTCTGCGCACAGCCCCTGAGGGGCAGGCTGGAGTGGGTGTGGACAGTGGGGGCCCACAGAGCTTGGGGTCGGTCCCACAGCCACAGCCAGCCTAGCAAGCACATGGGGCTGAGAAGGAGCCTTGCAGGAGAGCAGACCCCATCCCAGGTAAGGTGACGCCCGAGTCAGGAGAGGGTGCGCAGAAAAAGGCAGCAACCAGGCAGACACCCAAATCTCTTTTATTGGTAGGGGGGCCACTGGGGGCGGGCCCGGGGCCCTCTCACTGCACCGCTTGTTCATTGGTGCTGCTTCCTGAGTCCTGTGGCTTCATTACATCGGGCAGCTCGGGTGGACTGGAGAAGGGCTCGATGTGCAGGGTCTCGAAAGCTTCATCTGCCCAGAAGGCCAGCCCCACGGTGGCTGGGGCCTGCGGCCGTGCCATCTGACTGGTGAAGCCGCACTCTCCCAGTGTCTGGCCATCATCCAGAAGTTGGTCGTTCTTGTACAGCGGCTGCTCGTCGGGCGGCCACTCGACGCCCTCGACGATGCGCTTCAGCTCGAACAAGGTGCTGGACTCCTTGGCGTACGGGAAGATGGTGGTCTTGTGGGGCCTGATCATGAGGAACACGTCCTGCCAGGTCCTGGCTTGCTGCGATGCTGAGAACTCCCTCTGCTGGCCTCCCGACTAAACGAGGTTTCCTTTTACTTTTGGAAACTTTGGCAGAGCTCTACAGGTGAATCATGGAATTTTCTGGGACATTCCTGTAGGGCGGTCTTGAAGAAAAATTCATCCAGTGATCAGAACTTTGGCCAATGTATCTGGTGATTCATTttacataggggaaaaaaaaaaggtttgagtGTATACTGATTCACGAGTGGTAGCCAATCGTTGGACTGGACGTTCAAGTGCTTGGAAGGAACATGAGCAGAAACTTGGTGAAAAGGAGATTTGTGGAAG is part of the Felis catus isolate Fca126 chromosome D1, F.catus_Fca126_mat1.0, whole genome shotgun sequence genome and harbors:
- the LOC123380245 gene encoding elongin-B-like, coding for MRLSSREYSASGRIRRSVSGETMRGWLDTPFTLKQTDENLGKLAGASEGRVKASYQRYCRALSMEKISHLCVNRYVTFDAEVITQARNEVILESGGQQREFSASQQARTWQDVFLMIRPHKTTIFPYAKESSTLFELKRIVEGVEWPPDEQPLYKNDQLLDDGQTLGECGFTSQMARPQAPATVGLAFWADEAFETLHIEPFSSPPELPDVMKPQDSGSSTNEQAVQ